The following proteins come from a genomic window of Populus nigra chromosome 6, ddPopNigr1.1, whole genome shotgun sequence:
- the LOC133696076 gene encoding putative pectinesterase/pectinesterase inhibitor 28: protein MAISNDGSNAGKKKFAIIGVSSIILVAMVVAVAVGIGGSPGDSKQESSPKGQISTTSKSIKAICQPTDYRETCEESLSKAAGNTTDPSKLVQAGFKVTIEALKNAINRSTTLKELAKDPMASQALDNCRELMDDAIAELEHSFDLIESFQASQFDEYVNNLKVWLSATITYQRTCLDGFENTTGSAGEKMKELLMASSQFTSNGLAMVDGVTSILKDLNIPGLTSRRLLEADDEFPSWVNGGKRMLLLKETPATIKADAIVAQDGSGQYKTIAEAIEKIPKKKNETFVIYIKEGVYKEQVSLARSHTHVLMIGDGPTKTKITGNLNYANGVQTFKTATVSISGDHFMAKDIGFENSAGAIGHQAVALRVQADMSVFYNCQIDGYQDTLYAHTKRQFYRDCTITGTIDFIFGDAIAVFQNCKLVVRKPLDNQQCIVTAQGRNETREPTGFVIQNCTITADPQYFPVRLQNKAYLGRPWRELSRTIVMQSHIDDLIAPEGWLPWLGSFGLNTLFYSEYNNKGQGAVETNRVKWAGIKKLTPEAADGYTAAKFIQGDEWIPQTGVPYTAGMISA, encoded by the exons ATGGCAATTAGTAATGATGGTTCCAACGCCGGAAAGAAGAAGTTTGCTATTATTGGCGTGTCATCTATAATCCTGGTAGCCATGGTGGTTGCCGTGGCTGTTGGAATCGGTGGCAGCCCTGGAGATTCGAAGCAAGAAAGCTCTCCTAAGGGGCAGATATCGACAACATCTAAATCTATCAAAGCTATTTGCCAACCCACAGATTATAGAGAAACTTGTGAAGAAAGCCTCTCAAAAGCTGCGGGAAACACAACCGATCCTTCGAAGCTTGTCCAGGCTGGTTTCAAGGTTACCATTGAAGCTCTCAAAAATGCCATCAATAGATCCACCACATTGAAAGAATTGGCCAAGGATCCGATGGCTAGCCAGGCTCTTGATAATTGCCGTGAATTGATGGACGATGCTATTGCTGAACTCGAGCATTCTTTTGATCTTATAGAATCATTCCAGGCTAGCCAGTTCGACGAGTATGTAAATAACCTTAAAGTCTGGCTCAGCGCTACCATCACGTATCAACGGACATGTTTGGACGGGTTTGAGAACACAACAGGTTCAGCTGGGGAGAAAATGAAGGAGCTTTTGATGGCTTCTAGTCAGTTCACCAGCAATGGCCTAGCCATGGTTGATGGCGTCACTTCCATCCTCAAGGATTTGAACATTCCGGGACTGACGAGCCGCAGGCTCCTAGAAGCTGATGATGAATTTCCTTCGTGGGTCAATGGTGGAAAAAGGATGCTACTCCTCAAAGAGACTCCTGCAACAATCAAGGCCGATGCGATTGTGGCTCAGGATGGAAGCGGTCAATATAAAACAATTGCCGAGGCCATCGAGAAAATCcccaagaaaaaaaacgaaACCTTTGTGATATACATCAAGGAAGGAGTTTACAAGGAGCAAGTGAGCCTCGCAAGGAGCCATACCCATGTTCTGATGATTGGTGATGGCCCTACAAAGACCAAGATCACCGGAAATCTCAACTATGCTAATGGAGTCCAAACATTCAAGACCGCAACAGTTT CAATATCTGGAGATCACTTCATGGCCAAGGACATTGGATTTGAGAACTCTGCCGGAGCAATTGGACACCAAGCCGTGGCACTCCGAGTCCAAGCTGACATGTCTGTCTTCTACAATTGCCAAATAGATGGTTACCAAGACACCCTCTATGCCCACACCAAGCGCCAATTCTACCGTGACTGCACCATCACAGGCACAATTGACTTCATCTTTGGCGATGCTATTGCTGTTTTCCAAAACTGCAAACTGGTCGTCAGGAAGCCGCTGGACAACCAACAGTGCATCGTCACAGCTCAAGGAAGGAACGAGACGCGTGAGCCCACTGGCTTCGTCATCCAAAACTGCACGATCACAGCAGACCCTCAATACTTTCCTGTCAGGTTGCAGAACAAGGCCTATCTTGGGCGGCCATGGAGGGAGCTGTCCAGGACTATTGTTATGCAATCTCATATTGATGATTTGATTGCTCCTGAAGGTTGGTTGCCATGGTTGGGTAGTTTTGGCCTGAATACACTATTCTATTCCGAGTACAACAACAAGGGACAAGGTGCAGTGGAGACCAACAGAGTAAAATGGGCTGGCATCAAAAAGCTTACACCAGAGGCAGCTGATGGTTACACTGCTGCAAAATTCATTCAGGGTGATGAATGGATTCCACAAACTGGCGTGCCTTACACTGCTGGCATGATCAGTGCGTAG
- the LOC133696566 gene encoding condensin-2 complex subunit H2-like isoform X2 — MINNNKEEASKYHTVQAERDLEANWEVDLSKKLEDYLLKICSGEIAGNEEDSNVNFAEAALLLQGSVQVYSRKVEYLYNLVLHALDFLSQKRQQEQSEGTSVQTEQSGSRAVSDEENDQFWVSDDVPVEARNCLDASTSKDASFYHFVKPPANLVVLEGDCLDTSGDGGELESYLLATNDLYQDFILLDPCDALAINDFLKADNTGRAQNGPYRGSSIRKTFQSPTRCYGGTANKPSLGKNRDANPMPSPVAGCSFGVNDCKIRPDPPVHDNFDENPGFDMEDRYSDPENAEDSDDNDDPWKPLNPHEPGNLKVKTFKKVKDFRRIGLKSAEKTSITALFPLARMHGTISPDLAKIWEARQNKIGKHGNTQSPTLYEKLRQSLTNEGHNIPDTYGNSGNDNEDNAYDTGIPDFRQPDEEISECMNEDSPPPLHEKHDDGGTHFDTYTDFGHGDQRSQASLEDLCRSHLDALLANIAETEKQTELAARVSSWKLKIEQNLEEQVNNGEVDFDRSQANTESFCYTAVNPFHVRLLGHKKEQEGRQFQLSKKRVKSPIRKGGPKLGKNGNTRCTPEGKKRRRSRVVEPVDLHSAG, encoded by the exons atgattaataacAACAAAGAAGAAGCAAGCAAGTACCACACAGTACAAGCAGAGCGTGATTTAGAGGCTAATTGGGAAGTCGATCTTTCAAAAAAGCTTGAAGATTATTTGTTAAAGATTTGTTCTGGTGAAATTGCTGGAAACGAAGAGGATAGTAACGTCAATTTCGCTGAAG CTGCTTTATTGCTTCAAGGTTCAGTTCAAGTTTATAGCAGGAAGGTTGAGTATTTATACAACTTGGTTTTGCATGCTTTGGACTTCCTATCTCAGAAAAg GCAGCAGGAGCAATCAGAGGGCACATCTGTCCAGACCGAACAAAGTGGTTCCCGTGCAGTTTCTGATGAAGAAAATGATCAATTTTGGGTCTCAGATGATGTCCCAG TTGAAGCAAGGAATTGCTTAGATGCTTCAACCAGCAAAGATGCTTCTTTCTATCACTTTGTGAAACCACCAGCAAATCTTGTTGTTCTTGAAGGCGATTGCTTAGATACCAGTGGTGATGGTGGGGAATTAGAGTCATATCTG TTAGCCACCAATGATCTTTACCAAGATTTTATTCTCTTAGACCCATGTGATGCCCTAGccataaatgattttttgaaagcAGATAATACTGGAAGGGCACAAAATGGTCCTTACAGGGGCAGCTCAATACGTAAGACCTTTCAGTCCCCAACAAGGTGTTATGGAGGAACTGCTAACAAGCCTTCTCTTGGAAAGAATCGGGATGCCAATCCCATGCCATCCCCTGTTGCTGGTTGCAGTTTTGGAGTTAATGATTGTAAGATCAGGCCTGACCCTCCTGTCCATGATAATTTTGACGAGAATCCTGGATTTGATATGGAAGATAGATATTCAGATCCTGAGAATGCAGAAGATTCAGATGACAATGATGATCCCTGGAAGCCTTTGAACCCCCATGAACCTGGGAATTTAAAAGTGAAAACTTTTAAGAAAG TAAAAGATTTCAGAAGGATTGGGCTAAAATCTGCTGAGAAGACCTCTATAACTGCTCTGTTTCCACTTGCAAGGATGCATGGTACTATTAGTCCAGATCTTGCCAAAATATGGGAAGCACGGcaaaacaaaattggaaaaCATGGGAACACACAATCTCCTACATTATATGAAAAG CTGAGGCAATCTCTTACTAATGAAGGACATAATATTCCTGATACGTATGGTAACTCTGGGAATGACAATGAAGACAATGCATATGACACTGGGATCCCTGATTTCAGGCAGCCTGACGAAGAGATTTCAGAATGCATGAATGAAGATTCACCCCCCCCTCTACATGAAAAG CATGATGATGGCGGGACTCACTTTGACACCTATACAGATTTTGGACATGGAGATCAAAGATCTCAAGCAAGCCTGGAAGATCTTTGTCGCTCTCACCTT GATGCTCTGCTCGCCAATATAGCTGAAACTGAGAAGCAAACTGAACTGGCTGCTCGGGTTTCATCATGGAAACTGAAAATTGAGCAAAACTTGGAAGAACAA GTCAACAATGGAGAAGTTGATTTTGATAGGAGTCAAGCTAATACCGAGTCATTCTGTTACACGGCCGTCAATCCTTTCCATGTCCGGCTCCTCGGTCATAAAAAAGAACAGGAAGGAAGACAATTTCAACTGTCAAAAAAGAGAGTTAAATCACCAATAAGAAAAGGAGGTCCGAAGCTTGGGAAGAATGGTAACACAAGGTGCACACCTGAAGGTAAGAAGAGGCGAAGATCTCGAGTTGTTGAGCCAGTTGACTTACATTCAGCAGGGTGA
- the LOC133696566 gene encoding condensin-2 complex subunit H2-like isoform X1: MINNNKEEASKYHTVQAERDLEANWEVDLSKKLEDYLLKICSGEIAGNEEDSNVNFAEAALLLQGSVQVYSRKVEYLYNLVLHALDFLSQKRQQEQSEGTSVQTEQSGSRAVSDEENDQFWVSDDVPVEARNCLDASTSKDASFYHFVKPPANLVVLEGDCLDTSGDGGELESYLLATNDLYQDFILLDPCDALAINDFLKADNTGRAQNGPYRGSSIRKTFQSPTRCYGGTANKPSLGKNRDANPMPSPVAGCSFGVNDCKIRPDPPVHDNFDENPGFDMEDRYSDPENAEDSDDNDDPWKPLNPHEPGNLKVKTFKKVKDFRRIGLKSAEKTSITALFPLARMHGTISPDLAKIWEARQNKIGKHGNTQSPTLYEKLRQSLTNEGHNIPDTYGNSGNDNEDNAYDTGIPDFRQPDEEISECMNEDSPPPLHEKHDDGGTHFDTYTDFGHGDQRSQASLEDLCRSHLDALLANIAETEKQTELAARVSSWKLKIEQNLEEQDSHPPFDIHAYGERIVNKLSLETDSKKYVMAFTDVVKGQEKHDVARTFSALLQLVNNGEVDFDRSQANTESFCYTAVNPFHVRLLGHKKEQEGRQFQLSKKRVKSPIRKGGPKLGKNGNTRCTPEGKKRRRSRVVEPVDLHSAG; this comes from the exons atgattaataacAACAAAGAAGAAGCAAGCAAGTACCACACAGTACAAGCAGAGCGTGATTTAGAGGCTAATTGGGAAGTCGATCTTTCAAAAAAGCTTGAAGATTATTTGTTAAAGATTTGTTCTGGTGAAATTGCTGGAAACGAAGAGGATAGTAACGTCAATTTCGCTGAAG CTGCTTTATTGCTTCAAGGTTCAGTTCAAGTTTATAGCAGGAAGGTTGAGTATTTATACAACTTGGTTTTGCATGCTTTGGACTTCCTATCTCAGAAAAg GCAGCAGGAGCAATCAGAGGGCACATCTGTCCAGACCGAACAAAGTGGTTCCCGTGCAGTTTCTGATGAAGAAAATGATCAATTTTGGGTCTCAGATGATGTCCCAG TTGAAGCAAGGAATTGCTTAGATGCTTCAACCAGCAAAGATGCTTCTTTCTATCACTTTGTGAAACCACCAGCAAATCTTGTTGTTCTTGAAGGCGATTGCTTAGATACCAGTGGTGATGGTGGGGAATTAGAGTCATATCTG TTAGCCACCAATGATCTTTACCAAGATTTTATTCTCTTAGACCCATGTGATGCCCTAGccataaatgattttttgaaagcAGATAATACTGGAAGGGCACAAAATGGTCCTTACAGGGGCAGCTCAATACGTAAGACCTTTCAGTCCCCAACAAGGTGTTATGGAGGAACTGCTAACAAGCCTTCTCTTGGAAAGAATCGGGATGCCAATCCCATGCCATCCCCTGTTGCTGGTTGCAGTTTTGGAGTTAATGATTGTAAGATCAGGCCTGACCCTCCTGTCCATGATAATTTTGACGAGAATCCTGGATTTGATATGGAAGATAGATATTCAGATCCTGAGAATGCAGAAGATTCAGATGACAATGATGATCCCTGGAAGCCTTTGAACCCCCATGAACCTGGGAATTTAAAAGTGAAAACTTTTAAGAAAG TAAAAGATTTCAGAAGGATTGGGCTAAAATCTGCTGAGAAGACCTCTATAACTGCTCTGTTTCCACTTGCAAGGATGCATGGTACTATTAGTCCAGATCTTGCCAAAATATGGGAAGCACGGcaaaacaaaattggaaaaCATGGGAACACACAATCTCCTACATTATATGAAAAG CTGAGGCAATCTCTTACTAATGAAGGACATAATATTCCTGATACGTATGGTAACTCTGGGAATGACAATGAAGACAATGCATATGACACTGGGATCCCTGATTTCAGGCAGCCTGACGAAGAGATTTCAGAATGCATGAATGAAGATTCACCCCCCCCTCTACATGAAAAG CATGATGATGGCGGGACTCACTTTGACACCTATACAGATTTTGGACATGGAGATCAAAGATCTCAAGCAAGCCTGGAAGATCTTTGTCGCTCTCACCTT GATGCTCTGCTCGCCAATATAGCTGAAACTGAGAAGCAAACTGAACTGGCTGCTCGGGTTTCATCATGGAAACTGAAAATTGAGCAAAACTTGGAAGAACAA GACTCGCATCCGCCATTTGACATTCATGCCTATGGTGAAAGGATTGTTAACAAACTCTCTCTTGAAACAGACAGTAAAAAATATGTCATGGCCTTTACAGATGTTGTGAAGGGCCAGGAAAAACATGATGTGGCTCGAACCTTCTCCGCACTTCTTCAGCTG GTCAACAATGGAGAAGTTGATTTTGATAGGAGTCAAGCTAATACCGAGTCATTCTGTTACACGGCCGTCAATCCTTTCCATGTCCGGCTCCTCGGTCATAAAAAAGAACAGGAAGGAAGACAATTTCAACTGTCAAAAAAGAGAGTTAAATCACCAATAAGAAAAGGAGGTCCGAAGCTTGGGAAGAATGGTAACACAAGGTGCACACCTGAAGGTAAGAAGAGGCGAAGATCTCGAGTTGTTGAGCCAGTTGACTTACATTCAGCAGGGTGA
- the LOC133695992 gene encoding probable acyl-CoA dehydrogenase IBR3 has translation MANRTYDLLGQVQAAHQFDHDSLFRYASVHVPGFPSSAASTFTVKQFGHGQSNPTFLLEVGNGGSVKRYVLRKKPPGKLLQSAHAVDREYQVLRALGEHTEVPVPKVFCCCMDASVIGTDFYIMEFLEGRIFMDPKLPGLAPERREAIYRETAKVLAALHSVDVDAIGLGKYGRRDNYCKRQVERWTKQYIASTGDSRYPSNPKMLELARWLQQHIPSEDSSGEGIVHGDFRIDNVVFHPIEDRVIGILDWELSTLGNQMTDVAYSCLAYIVDINHENQQVGKGFELTRIPEGIPSQAEYLAEYCSASGKPWPAAVWKFYISLAMFRGAAILAGIYSRWLMGNASGGERAQNAGKQANDLVDSAWAYIARKSVLPNHPPPDPVARDYMKQFGGGNESGRFVPSVKVLKLRNKLIKFMEDHIYPMENEFYKLAQSSSRWTVHPEEESLKELAKKEGLWNLWIPFDSAERAKKLLFDESSRMVSNGEHDQFLGAGLSNLEYGYLCEIMGRSVWAPQVFNCGAPDTGNMEVLLRYGNKEQLLEWLFPLLQGKIRSGFAMTEPQVASSDATNIECSIKREGDSYIINGRKWWTSGAMDPRCKVLIVMGKTDFTAANHKQQSMILVDIQTPGVHIKRPLMVFGFDDAPHGHAEVVFDNVRVPAKNILLGEGRGFEIAQGRLGPGRLHHCMRLIGASERGMQMMVQRALSRKAFGKLIAEHGSFRSDVAKCRIELEKTRLLVLEAADQLDRLGNKKARGTIAMAKVAAPNTALMVLDTAMQVHGAAGVSSDTVLAHLWATSRTLRIADGPDEVHLGTIAKLELRRAKL, from the exons atggcgaATCGTACGTATGATTTGTTAGGGCAAGTTCAAGCAGCTCACCAATTCGATCACGACTCCTTATTCCGCTATGCCTCTGTCCATGTCCCTGGCTTCCCTTCCTCTGCAGCTTCAACCTTCACCGTCAAACAG TTTGGACATGGACAATCGAATCCGACGTTTTTATTGGAAGTGGGAAATGGAGGTTCCGTAAAACGCTACGTATTGAGGAAGAAACCGCCTGGTAAATTGCTTCAGTCTGCCCATGCTGTGGATAGAGAATATCAG GTTCTTCGGGCGCTTGGTGAACATACTGAAGTTCCAGTTCCCAAAGTGTTTTGTTGTTGTATGGATGCGAGTGTGATTGGAACTGATTTTTACATCATGGAGTTTTTGGAAGGACGCATTTTCATGGATCCTAAGCTTCcg GGTTTGGCGCCGGAGAGGAGGGAGGCAATTTATAGAGAAACTGCCAAAGTATTGGCTGCTTTACATTCTGTTGATGTGGATGCTATTGGTTTAGGAAAATATGGACGGCGAGATAACTATTGTAAAAGACAG GTAGAGAGATGGACCAAACAATACATTGCATCAACTGGTGATAGTAGGTATCCGAGTAATCCAAAGATGTTAGAGCTGGCTCGTTGGTTGCAGCAACATATTCCTAGTGAAGATTCCTCAGGAGAAGGAATAGTTCATGGGGACTTTCGCATTGATAATGTTGTATTTCATCCCATTGAG GATCGAGTAATTGGTATTCTCGACTGGGAATTATCCACATTAGGAAACCAGATGACTGATGTTGCGTACAGCTGTTTG GCTTACATTGTGGATATTAACCATGAAAATCAACAAGTGGGTAAAGGCTTTGAACTTACCAGAATTCCAGAAGGAATTCCTTCACAAGCAGAATATCTGGCAGAATACTGCTCTGCATCT GGAAAACCATGGCCTGCTGCTGTGTGGAAGTTCTATATTTCCTTGGCTATGTTTCGTGGGGCAGCAATCCTTGCAGGGATATACAGTCGTTGGCTTATG GGCAATGCCTCGGGAGGTGAGCGTGCTCAAAATGCAGGAAAGCAAGCTAATGATCTTGTAGACTCTGCATGGGCGTACATTGCAAGAAAATCTGTGCTTCCTAATCACCCTCCTCCTG ATCCAGTTGCTCGAGATTACATGAAACAATTTGGTGGAGGGAATGAAAGTGGGAGGTTTGTTCCTAGTGTAAAGGTCCTAAAGTTGAGAAAcaagttaatcaagtttatggAAGATCACATTTACCCCATGGAAAATGAGTTCTATAAACTTGCTCAGTCTTCTTCACGATGGACAGTGCACCCAGAGGAAGAGAGTTTAAAGGAGCTGGCTAAGAAAGAAGGATTGTGGAACTTATGGATACCT TTTGATAGTGCTGAAAGAGCTAAAAAATTACTATTTGATGAAAGTAGTCGCATGGTTTCTAATGGTGAGCATGATCAGTTCCTTGGTGCGGGCCTCTCAAACCTTGAATATGGGTACCTTTGTGAGATCATGGGTCGTTCTGTTTGGGCGCCGCAGGTGTTCAATTGTGGTGCACCCGACACTGGAAATATGGAG GTATTGTTGCGCTATGGTAATAAAGAACAGCTACTCGAATGGCTATTTCCATTGCTTCAGGGAAAGATCCGCTCTGGATTTGCAATGACAGAACCACAAGTTGCATCATCTGATGCAACAAATATTGAGTGTTCCATTAAAAG AGAAGGGGATTCATACATCATTAATGGTAGGAAATGGTGGACGAGTGGTGCAATGGATCCAAGGTGTAAAGTTCTTATAGTCATG GGAAAAACAGACTTCACTGCTGCTAATCACAAGCAGCAGTCTATGATATTAGTAGACATTCAGACTCCAGGTGTACACATAAAAAGGCCACTCATGGTCTTTGGCTTCGACGATGCGCCTCATGGCCATGCTGAAGTTGTATTCGACAATGTACGTGTTCCTGCAAAGAACATTCTACTGGGAGAAGGGCGTGGATTTGAGATTGCACAG GGTAGACTGGGCCCTGGAAGATTGCACCACTGCATGAGATTGATAGGTGCTTCTGAGCGTGGCATGCAGATGATGGTTCAAAGAGCTCTCAGCAGAAAAGCATTTGGAAAATTAATTGCAGAGCATGGTTCTTTTCGTTCAGATGTTGCaaag TGTCGAATAGAGCTCGAGAAGACCAGACTATTGGTTCTTGAGGCAGCTGATCAGCTTGATCGGCTTGGAAACAAAAAAGCCCGTGGTACCATTGCTATGGCCAAG GTAGCAGCTCCAAATACGGCACTCATGGTTCTTGACACGGCAATGCAAGTTCATGGTGCGGCTGGCGTATCATCAGACACAGTTTTGGCCCATCTTTGGGCAACTTCAAGAACATTGAGAATTGCAGATGGCCCTGATGAAGTTCACTTGGGTACCATTGCCAAGTTAGAATTACGGAGAGCTaagctttaa